One genomic window of Quercus robur chromosome 6, dhQueRobu3.1, whole genome shotgun sequence includes the following:
- the LOC126732585 gene encoding anthocyanidin 3-O-glucosyltransferase 5-like: MMSSKPHAALLSSPGLGHLIPVLELGKRLVTHHNFQVTVLVIASHTSPAESQVIESAMSPKLFDIALLPPPDISSLVDAKTTTVSLLSIMMREVRPAFRTSISAMKSRPTILIADLFGTEFFPIADELQMLKYIYIASNAWFLAMFLYSPILDKEVEGEYEDQKEPFIIPGCRSLRPHEVFDAMLDRNNQQYHELIRMGIEIPLSDGILLNIWEDLEPTTLAALRDESLLGQVAKVPIYTVGPLRRSIGSTSSTSQLFEWLDKQPNESVIYVSFGSGGSLSHEQTIELAWGLELSQQKFIWVVRPPATKGADAAFFTVGSGENDVSEYLPEGFLNRTHKLGIVVPMWAPQVDILSHDSVGGFLSHCGWNSTIESITSAVPMIAWPLYAEQGMNATLLNEEFGVAVRSKVLPTKEVVGREEIETVVRKIMEDNQEGNVIRARVKHLKCDAEKALSEGGSSNNQLSQVAKHCEIHMQRMKVKD, encoded by the coding sequence ATGATGAGCTCAAAGCCACATGCAGCACTTCTCTCCAGCCCTGGCCTAGGGCACCTAATCCCAGTCCTCGAGCTTGGTAAGCGCTTGGTCACACACCACAACTTCCAAGTCACCGTCTTGGTCATTGCTTCTCACACCTCTCCTGCTGAGTCCCAAGTTATTGAGTCAGCCATGTCCCCAAAACTCTTCGACATCGCCCTACTCCCACCACCAGATATCTCCAGCCTAGTGGACGCTAAAACTACTACTGTTTCACTACTTTCAATAATGATGCGTGAAGTCAGGCCAGCCTTTCGGACTTCAATATCTGCCATGAAGTCCCGTCCCACCATTCTCATTGCTGATCTTTTTGGTACAGAATTTTTTCCCATAGCTGATGAGTTACAGATGCTCAAGTACATTTATATCGCTTCAAATGCATGGTTCCTTGCTATGTTTCTATATTCTCCAATCCTAGATAAGGAAGTGGAAGGTGAATATGAAGACCAAAAAGAACCATTCATAATCCCAGGTTGCAGGTCACTTCGACCCCATGAAGTATTTGACGCCATGCTAGACCGAAACAACCAGCAGTATCATGAGCTTATAAGAATGGGGATTGAAATACCATTAAGCGATGGGATTTTGTTGAACATCTGGGAAGATTTGGAGCCTACAACACTTGCAGCACTGAGAGATGAAAGTCTCTTAGGTCAGGTTGCTAAGGTACCGATTTATACAGTCGGTCCATTAAGGAGATCAATTGGGTCGACTAGTTCGACAAGCCAATTGTTTGAATGGCTAGACAAGCAACCAAACGAGTCTGTGATTTATGTCTCATTTGGGAGTGGTGGTTCGTTGTCACACGAGCAAACAATCGAGCTAGCTTGGGGGTTAGAGTTGAGCCAACAGAAATTTATTTGGGTGGTGCGCCCACCAGCTACAAAAGGTGCAGATGCGGCATTTTTCACCGTAGGGAGTGGAGAGAATGATGTGTCTGAATATTTGCCAGAAGGGTTCTTGAATCGGACCCACAAGTTAGGGATAGTGGTCCCCATGTGGGCCCCACAGGTGGATATCTTGAGCCACGACTCGGTTGGAGGGTTTTTGTCACACTGTGGTTGGAACTCGACGATTGAGAGCATCACCAGTGCAGTGCCAATGATAGCATGGCCACTATACGCAGAGCAGGGAATGAACGCTACGTTGCTGAATGAGGAGTTTGGTGTGGCTGTTCGATCTAAGGTATTGCCGACGAAGGAAGTGGTGGGGAGAGAGGAGATAGAGACGGTGGTGAGAAAGATCATGGAAGACAATCAAGAAGGGAATGTAATAAGGGCTAGAGTTAAGCATCTTAAATGTGATGCAGAGAAAGCTTTATCTGAAGGTGGCTCCTCGAATAATCAGCTGTCTCAGGTGGCAAAACACTGTGAGATACACATGCAACGCATGAAGGTGAAGGACTGA
- the LOC126689817 gene encoding uncharacterized protein LOC126689817: MGLPKDSELRESLTKRPPEDMRQLMRRIEEYKHLEGDRLQNKGKAPLLGRSRQGVFPTRLKKDFRMQEPEAQIGGVNVAFKEPVHKILDRIKNESFFRWPNKMGGDPSRRNQNLYCTYHRDKGHTTEQCRVLKDHLGQLVKAGYLKEFIVDSDN; encoded by the coding sequence ATGGGGCTTCCCAAAGACtctgaactacgggagtcgTTGACGAAAAGACCtcccgaggatatgaggcaacttatGAGGCGTATTGAGGAGTATAAACATCTCGAAGGTGATCGGCTGCAGAATAAGGGTAAGGCCCCATTGCTTGGTCGCTCCCGACAGGGCGTTTTTCCAACAAGACTAAAGAAGGATTTCAGGATGCAGGAACCAGAAGCACAAATTGGAGGGGTGAATGTGGCATTCAAAGAGCCGGTACACAAAATTTTAGACCGGATTAAGAACGAATCGTTCTTCaggtggccgaacaagatggggggCGACCCGTCCCGGAGGAATCAAAACTTGTACTGCACATACCACAGAGATAaagggcacaccaccgagcagtgccGGGTATTAAAAGATCATCTAGGACAACTAGTGAAGGCAGGATATTTGAAAGAGTTCATAGTGGATTCCGATAACTGA